DNA from Candidatus Methylomirabilota bacterium:
TTGAAAAGCATCGCGAAAACGCGACCATGACCAAACACGGGTTCGAATCCCGCAAGGCTGTCGCCGGCGGAGCGTCGACCCCGAGCACCGTGTCCTCGCATCGCTGAAGGCTCGCGGCCGATTCTCGCCGGCGGTTACAGCTCCCACGGCGGGTCGATCGCGATCGGCAGATCGAGGACCGTTGGCCCGTCGGCGGAGAGCGCCCGGGCAATCGCGGCGCCGAGCGCGTCCACGCCCTCCACGCGCTCGCCGCGGGCACCGAACGCCTGGGCGAGCGCCGGGAAGTCCGGGTTCGCCAGGTCGGCCTCGCCCCAGCGCCCGTGGAAGAGCGTCTCCTGGAGCCACTTGATCGCGCCGTAGCGGCCGTCGTTCATGACGAGGAACACGACGGGCAGCCGG
Protein-coding regions in this window:
- a CDS encoding thiamine pyrophosphate-dependent enzyme, coding for RLPVVFLVMNDGRYGAIKWLQETLFHGRWGEADLANPDFPALAQAFGARGERVEGVDALGAAIARALSADGPTVLDLPIAIDPPWEL